The proteins below come from a single Xenopus tropicalis strain Nigerian chromosome 9, UCB_Xtro_10.0, whole genome shotgun sequence genomic window:
- the LOC116407596 gene encoding gastrula zinc finger protein XlCGF53.1-like, whose product MGKKDKNEERKERILNLTLEIIYLLTGEGYVIPKKKSPTVGLGALHAPGSVIQKENDKKILELISNIIQLLTGEVAIRCEDVSIYFSLEEWEYIKGNKALYREGIKEEEEEPQQLRPLGK is encoded by the exons atggggaagaaggataaaaatgaggagcggaaggagagaatcctgaatctcacactggagattatctatctgctgactggagag ggctacgtcatccctaagaagaagagcccaactgtgggtttgggggccctgcatgcccctggctccgtcatacagaaggaaaatgacaagaagatcctggaactcatctccaacatcatccagctgctgactggagag gttgccataaggtgtgaggatgtttccatctatttttccttggaggagtgggagtatataaaaggaaacaaggccctttacagggaagggataaaggaggaggaggaggagccccagcagctccgcccactgggtaaGTAA